A single Pseudomonas sp. DC1.2 DNA region contains:
- a CDS encoding IS3 family transposase (programmed frameshift): MTNRNDKGGELLGQERRRRWSPEQKLAMVRESLQPGQSVSVVARQNGVNANQLFQWRKLYQSGSLSAVSAGESVVPASELADALKQIRELQRMLGKKTMQVEILQEAVEIARSRKLDCALTLVAGGRPVKLISESLGVARSQLTVRLNPNAQVERRRPALDDAALVEEIQAEVSELPSYGYRRVWGLLRRRREKQSQAPINVKRVYRVMRDHQLLLERRIKQPGVARRHEGRIAVATSDTRWCSDGFEFRCDDNAKLSVTFALDCCDREAIGWVASPTGYSGDDIRDLMLEAVEKRFGEEAPATPVQWLSDNGSAYIAEQTRQFARQIGLQPVTTPVRSPQSNGMAESFVKTMKRDYVAHMPKPDRETALRNLTIAFEHYNEEHPHSALKYRSPREFRRLAAASI, encoded by the exons ATGACTAATAGAAACGATAAGGGTGGGGAGCTTTTGGGTCAGGAGCGGCGTCGCCGCTGGAGCCCGGAGCAAAAACTGGCCATGGTTCGCGAGAGCCTGCAACCGGGGCAAAGCGTCTCGGTGGTGGCTCGACAGAATGGCGTGAATGCCAACCAGTTGTTTCAGTGGCGCAAGCTCTATCAGAGCGGCAGTCTCTCGGCTGTCAGTGCTGGGGAGAGCGTGGTGCCCGCTTCCGAGCTGGCCGATGCGCTCAAGCAGATCCGCGAGCTACAGCGCATGCTTGGCAAGAAAACCATGCAGGTCGAGATCCTTCAGGAAGCTGTGGAGATTGCTCGGTCGCGAAAAT TGGATTGCGCACTCACCCTTGTTGCCGGGGGACGACCAGTGAAGCTGATCAGTGAAAGTCTCGGTGTAGCGCGCTCGCAATTGACGGTTCGACTCAACCCAAATGCTCAGGTCGAGCGGCGTCGCCCTGCGCTGGACGATGCCGCACTGGTCGAAGAAATTCAGGCTGAAGTGAGTGAACTGCCCAGCTACGGGTACCGCCGTGTGTGGGGGTTGCTGCGTCGTCGGCGTGAAAAGCAGAGTCAGGCGCCGATCAACGTCAAGCGGGTTTATCGCGTCATGCGCGATCATCAGTTGCTGCTGGAGCGACGGATTAAACAACCGGGTGTGGCACGCCGTCACGAAGGCCGAATTGCCGTGGCCACCAGCGATACCCGGTGGTGCTCGGACGGGTTTGAGTTTCGCTGTGATGATAACGCCAAGCTGAGCGTGACCTTTGCCCTGGACTGCTGCGACCGCGAAGCCATCGGTTGGGTGGCCAGCCCGACCGGGTACAGCGGCGACGATATCCGTGATCTGATGCTGGAGGCGGTGGAAAAACGCTTCGGTGAAGAGGCGCCTGCCACCCCGGTGCAATGGCTGAGCGACAATGGCTCGGCCTACATCGCTGAACAGACACGCCAGTTTGCCCGACAGATCGGTTTGCAACCGGTGACCACACCGGTGCGTAGCCCGCAGAGCAACGGCATGGCCGAGAGCTTCGTCAAAACGATGAAACGCGACTACGTCGCGCACATGCCCAAACCTGACCGGGAAACAGCCTTGCGTAACCTGACGATTGCCTTTGAGCATTACAACGAGGAGCATCCGCACAGCGCGCTGAAATACCGTTCACCACGGGAGTTTAGGCGTTTGGCAGCGGCATCAATTTAA
- a CDS encoding AraC family transcriptional regulator, producing MLHSHLTTLNAVALVLNAFKAKGLSSDALLADSGISAADLSRADTRITTHQEMQVCANAVALKRDIGLELGRRMHVSSYGMLGYALLTSATFGDALRLAIRYPALLGTLFELSLEDDGEHIWFVAADYRESASLAVFNAEFCLVSLKVICDDLLGHSLPLLRARFEHTAPDYQATYAEHFDCSLHFEARDNAFAFDRCWLDQPLPLADTITHQAMAERCRKQNTEFTGRQAWLGRIRQLLSAQLNAAPGLEGLAEQMTCSARTLRRHLKDLGCSYQELLDELRFERAKQLLCEDQWPIYRIAEALGFSETASFRHAFVRWSGVAPSQFRP from the coding sequence ATGCTTCACTCTCACCTCACCACCCTTAACGCCGTCGCTTTGGTGCTTAACGCTTTCAAGGCCAAAGGTCTGTCCAGCGACGCCCTGCTGGCCGACAGCGGTATCAGTGCTGCCGACTTGAGCCGCGCCGACACCCGCATCACCACCCATCAAGAGATGCAGGTCTGCGCCAACGCGGTCGCGCTCAAGCGTGATATCGGCCTGGAACTCGGAAGGCGGATGCACGTTTCGTCCTACGGCATGCTCGGTTATGCACTGCTCACCAGTGCCACCTTCGGTGACGCATTGCGCCTGGCGATACGCTATCCGGCGCTGCTGGGAACACTTTTCGAACTGAGCCTGGAAGACGACGGCGAGCACATCTGGTTCGTGGCTGCCGATTACCGGGAAAGCGCTTCTCTGGCTGTGTTCAACGCCGAGTTCTGTTTGGTCTCGTTGAAAGTTATCTGCGACGACCTGCTTGGGCATTCGTTGCCACTGCTTCGCGCTCGGTTCGAACACACAGCGCCGGATTACCAAGCGACCTACGCCGAACACTTCGACTGTTCGTTGCACTTCGAGGCGCGGGATAACGCGTTTGCCTTCGACAGGTGCTGGCTTGATCAACCCTTGCCACTGGCCGACACCATCACCCATCAGGCCATGGCCGAACGCTGCCGCAAACAGAACACCGAGTTCACTGGCCGCCAGGCATGGCTGGGGCGGATTCGCCAGTTGCTCAGCGCGCAACTCAACGCCGCGCCAGGGCTAGAGGGGTTAGCCGAACAGATGACATGTTCGGCGCGCACCCTGCGTCGGCACCTCAAGGATCTGGGGTGTAGCTATCAGGAATTGCTCGATGAACTAAGGTTCGAGCGGGCCAAGCAATTGCTCTGTGAAGATCAGTGGCCGATCTACCGAATTGCCGAAGCGCTAGGCTTCAGTGAAACCGCCAGTTTTCGACATGCGTTTGTGCGCTGGAGTGGCGTGGCGCCCAGTCAGTTCCGCCCCTGA
- a CDS encoding histone deacetylase family protein has protein sequence MLTIYSDDHHLHHGRSELMDGQLMPCFEMPARADHVLQRVQDRNLGPVDAPQDFGLGPIQRVHDRDYLDFFKGAWARWTEFNTDGDLLPYTWPARTLRRIMPTSLHGQLGYYSFDGGAPITAGTWQAAYSAAQVALTAQAVIQRGARSAFALCRPPGHHAASDLMGGYCYLNNAAIAAQAFLDQGHKKIAILDVDYHHGNGTQSIFYARNDVLFTSIHGHPEAEFPFFLGYEDELGEGTGEGFNFNYPLPAGSGWDTWSAALEQACKVIETYNADIVVVSLGVDTFKNDPISQFKLDSPDYLAMGARIAGLGKPTLFVMEGGYAVEEIGINAVNVLEGFDCAQ, from the coding sequence ATGCTGACGATCTACTCGGACGATCACCATCTGCACCATGGGCGTAGTGAATTGATGGACGGGCAATTGATGCCCTGCTTCGAAATGCCGGCGCGTGCCGACCATGTGCTGCAACGTGTGCAGGACCGCAATCTGGGCCCGGTCGACGCACCGCAGGACTTCGGCTTGGGGCCAATCCAGCGCGTTCATGACCGTGACTACCTCGACTTCTTCAAAGGTGCCTGGGCACGCTGGACCGAGTTCAATACAGACGGTGATTTGCTGCCCTACACCTGGCCAGCCCGCACCCTGCGCCGAATCATGCCGACCAGCCTGCATGGCCAGCTTGGCTACTACAGCTTCGACGGCGGCGCCCCGATCACCGCCGGTACGTGGCAAGCGGCGTACAGCGCAGCGCAAGTCGCCCTGACAGCCCAAGCGGTGATCCAGCGCGGCGCTCGCAGTGCGTTCGCCTTGTGTCGGCCACCAGGACACCACGCCGCAAGCGACTTGATGGGCGGTTATTGCTACCTAAACAACGCCGCCATTGCGGCTCAAGCGTTCCTCGACCAGGGCCACAAAAAAATCGCGATCCTGGACGTCGACTACCACCACGGCAACGGCACCCAATCGATTTTCTACGCACGCAATGACGTGCTGTTCACCTCGATCCACGGCCACCCCGAAGCGGAGTTCCCGTTTTTCCTCGGCTACGAAGATGAGCTGGGCGAAGGGACTGGCGAAGGCTTTAACTTTAACTACCCGTTACCCGCCGGCTCAGGGTGGGACACGTGGAGTGCCGCCCTGGAACAGGCCTGCAAGGTGATCGAAACCTACAACGCCGACATCGTCGTTGTGTCCTTGGGCGTCGATACGTTCAAGAACGACCCCATTTCCCAGTTCAAACTCGACAGCCCGGATTACCTGGCAATGGGCGCGCGCATCGCAGGCCTCGGCAAACCGACGCTGTTTGTGATGGAGGGCGGTTACGCCGTAGAAGAAATCGGCATCAATGCCGTGAACGTTCTCGAAGGTTTCGATTGCGCACAATGA
- a CDS encoding polyamine ABC transporter substrate-binding protein: protein MNRLKRFIAPAIFPTMLCATVLSGAAHAEERTLRVYNWFDYITPKALEDFKAQNTQTKLVYDIFDTNEALEAKLLTGNSGYDVVVPSNVFLAKQIEAGVFQPLDRSKLPNWNHLDPKLMKLIETNDPGNKFAVPYMYGTILIGFNPAKIKAALGDNAPVDSWDLIFKEENISKLKQCGVALLDSPSEILPLALQHLGLDPNSKKPEDYVKAEALLMKIRPYITYFHSSKYMADIANGDICVAVGYSGSFSQAANRAKEAKNGVVVDMRLPKEGAPIWFDMLAIPKGAKNTEDAYTFINYLLQPQVIAPVSDFVGYPNPNKDATDRVDPAIRNNPNLYPTEAAMSTLYTLQPLPRDAERARTRAWTKIKSGT from the coding sequence ATGAACAGACTCAAGCGTTTTATCGCGCCAGCGATCTTCCCGACAATGCTCTGCGCCACGGTGCTCAGTGGTGCCGCTCACGCCGAAGAACGCACGTTGCGCGTCTACAACTGGTTCGACTACATCACCCCTAAGGCGCTGGAAGACTTCAAGGCCCAGAACACCCAGACCAAACTGGTCTACGACATCTTCGACACCAATGAAGCGCTGGAGGCCAAATTGCTGACCGGCAACTCCGGTTACGACGTGGTGGTGCCGTCCAACGTGTTCCTCGCCAAGCAAATCGAAGCCGGTGTGTTCCAGCCGCTCGACCGCAGCAAACTGCCGAACTGGAACCACCTCGATCCCAAGCTGATGAAGCTGATCGAAACCAACGATCCGGGCAATAAATTTGCGGTGCCCTACATGTACGGGACCATCCTGATCGGCTTCAACCCGGCCAAAATCAAGGCCGCATTGGGCGACAACGCGCCGGTGGACAGTTGGGACCTGATTTTCAAAGAAGAGAACATCAGCAAGCTCAAGCAGTGCGGCGTGGCGCTGCTCGACTCGCCGTCGGAAATTTTGCCGCTGGCGTTGCAGCACCTTGGACTGGACCCTAACAGCAAGAAGCCCGAAGACTACGTCAAGGCTGAAGCTTTACTGATGAAGATCCGTCCGTACATCACCTACTTCCACTCGTCCAAGTACATGGCCGATATCGCCAACGGAGACATCTGCGTTGCGGTCGGTTATTCCGGAAGCTTCTCCCAGGCCGCCAATCGCGCGAAGGAAGCCAAGAACGGCGTGGTGGTCGACATGCGCTTGCCCAAAGAAGGCGCGCCGATCTGGTTCGACATGCTCGCGATTCCCAAGGGCGCAAAAAATACCGAGGATGCCTACACCTTCATTAACTACTTGCTGCAACCCCAAGTGATCGCGCCCGTGAGCGATTTCGTGGGTTACCCGAACCCAAACAAAGACGCCACCGACCGCGTCGACCCGGCGATCCGTAACAACCCGAACCTGTACCCCACCGAAGCGGCCATGAGCACCCTTTACACCTTGCAACCGTTGCCGCGTGACGCGGAGCGAGCGCGAACCCGAGCCTGGACTAAAATTAAATCCGGGACTTGA